One stretch of Eupeodes corollae chromosome 2, idEupCoro1.1, whole genome shotgun sequence DNA includes these proteins:
- the LOC129945257 gene encoding zinc finger protein 665, with protein sequence MDQFQHLHNLNIHSSCRACLENLNDMHHNIFEIPDLQRKLTVCISLPVEPGDGLPTSLCEPCHTKIDDFYDFHQMCTLARQKFMDYINSEKKPSTMQLALDSDNLPTDIVTFKEEAKKEQEESSISNDECLEFDAAELANVKNQDDSSSQDEEESEDDHDQQVIKYHESDDDNSIIDNSQLNENEDNKPDEKKTKASSENVIVLGCKICKKTFKKEETFTAHMRVHAGLKPFPCQQCDKSYARRSRLKLHVDTKHEGVTAEKFPCTEPGCDRIMCSKQTLRKHIKDIHNSTGAKTTSQPYICEECGKVLTSLATLKNHRFLHTGQQPPHECPQCFKRYITKNKLKEHMNRHAGIRNFVCPHCGAKKSTRTELKTHINYHTKEKTYPCQFCGTVFNSIGNYSRHKRIVHEGIKDYPCSYCDKSFGKAETRKHHEMTHTGERPHECNICHKKFIQPVALKKHKKIHLKAIAGQPDWCLFVYKQVACKVNKMERFRDIQNYDIHSSCRTCLESTKEIKYSIFAISDLQKKITVCTSLPAEPDDGYPTNLCEPCYIKIEDFFNFQQMCISTRKRYQMFIDSEKKLYKTELGDDANDLSTDLIQFTEPKEEKEDSYECSEFPEDDISNAKRQDDSSSDNDRDESDDDEPIVKYRVSNKDISSKDRKVNENAKTSEEIKSFSSKINLECKICKKIFMNSDTFEEHMRTHEGLKPFACEQCDKSYARPGRLKVHIRVKHEGKPFSCPEPGCNKTLCTKQTLDKHIAELHSETNVNNGIKTKQLYICEECGKVLKGLSTLKNHMFLHSGQPRPHACPQCHKRYMTRCKLKDHMNRHAGIKNFVCPHCGAKKSSRSELKNHINYHTKEKTYPCQICDMVFNNIVNYSRHRRVVHEGIKNFKCSYCEKSFGKSETRKHHEMTHTGERPHECKICHKKFIQIVSLKKHQKVHLNAEGNNL encoded by the exons ATGGATCAATTCCAACATTTACACAATTTAAATATCCACTCTTCATGCCGAGCATGTTTGGAAAACTTAAATGACATGCATCACAACATATTCGAAATACCAGATTTGCAAAGGAAATTGACTGTATGCATATCCCTGCCCGTGGAACCGGGGGACGGGCTTCCAACAAGTCTATGTGAACCATGTCACACCAAGATCGATGACTTTTATGACTTTCATCAAATGTGTACATTGGCCAGACAAAAATTCATGGACTACATAAATTCTGAGAAAAAACCATCCACAATGCAACTAGCTTTAGATTCAGATAATTTACCAACTGATATAGTAACGTTCAAGGAGGAAGCAAAAAAGGAGCAAGAAGAAAGTTCCATATCCAATGATGAATGTTTAGAATTCGATGCGGCTGAGCTGGCAAATGTGAAGAACCAAGATGATTCCTCTTCGCAAGATGAAGAAGAATCCGAAGATGATCATGATCAGCAAGTGATAAAATATCATGAAAGTGACGACGACAATTCCATCATCGATAACAGTCAACTTAATGAAAACGAAGACAATAAACCTGATGAAAAGAAAACGAAAGCCTCTTCAGAGAATGTAATTGTTTTGGGTTGCAAAATCTGcaagaaaacttttaagaaagaggAAACATTCACGGCTCATATGCGTGTCCATGCAGGCCTCAAACCTTTCCCCTGTCAGCAGTGTGATAAATCGTATGCCCGACGAAGTCGACTTAAATTACACGTTGATACCAAGCACGAGGGAGTCACTGCCGAAAAATTCCCTTGCACAGAACCCGGTTGCGATAGAATCATGTGTTCTAAGCAAACTCTTCGCAAACACATTAAGGATATTCACAATAGCACTGGTGCTAAAACAACATCGCAACCTTACATATGTGAGGAGTGTGGCAAAGTCCTAACTAGCCTCGCCACGCTGAAAAATCATCGTTTCCTACACACCGGCCAGCAACCTCCACACGAATGTCCACAATGCTTCAAGCGATATATCACAAAGAACAAACTAAAAGAACACATGAACAGACACGCTGGCATCCGGAACTTTGTTTGTCCGCATTGTGGGGCTAAGAAATCAACACGAACCGAACTGAAAACCCATATAAACTATCACaccaaagaaaaaacatacCCGTGTCAGTTCTGCGGTACCGTCTTCAATAGTATTGGGAATTATAGTCGACACAAACGAATCGTTCACGAAGGCATCAAAGACTACCCATGTTCGTATTGTGATAAGTCATTTGGCAAAGCCGAGACTCGGAAGCATCACGAAATGACACACACTGGAGAGAGGCCGCACGAATGTAATATTTGTCACAAGAAGTTCATTCAGCCCGTTGCTTTAAAGAAGCATAAAAAGATTCATCTCAAGGCAATTGCAGGCCAACCGGATTGGT GTTTATTCGTATATAAACAGGTTGCatgtaaagtaaataaaatggaaCGATTCCGTGATATCCAAAACTATGATATCCACTCATCCTGCAGAACATGTTTGGAGAGtacaaaagaaatcaaatacAGCATATTCGCAATATCAgatcttcaaaagaaaatcaCTGTTTGTACTTCCTTGCCTGCAGAACCCGATGATGGCTATCCAACAAATTTATGTGAACCGTGTTACATTAAGATTGaggacttttttaattttcaacaaatgtGCATATCCACCAGGAAACGTTACCAGATGTTTATTGACTCTGAGAAGAAACTATATAAGACGGAACTAGGGGATGATGCTAACGACTTATCAACAGATTTGATCCAGTTCACGGAACCAAAAGAGGAAAAAGAAGATAGTTATGAGTGTTCAGAGTTCCCTGAAGATGATATTTCAAATGCAAAACGACAAGATGATTCCTCGTCGGATAATGATAGAGACGAGTCAGACGACGATGAACCTATTGTAAAATATCGTGTTAGTAATAAAGACATCTCCTCCAAGGATCGCAAAGTGAATGAAAATGCAAAAACAAGTGaagaaattaaatctttttcatcgaaaatcaatttggaaTGCAAGATCTGTAAGAAAATCTTTATGAACTCTGATACCTTTGAAGAACACATGCGTACACACGAAGGGCTCAAGCCATTTGCTTGTGAACAATGTGACAAATCTTACGCCCGACCAGGCCGACTAAAAGTCCATATAAGAGTCAAGCACGAGGGCAAGCCGTTCTCCTGTCCCGAACCGGGATGCAATAAGACTCTGTGCACAAAACAAACACTTGACAAACACATTGCTGAACTACACAGCGAGACAAATGTAAACAATGGCATTAAAACGAAGCAACTTTACATTTGTGAAGAGTGTGGAAAAGTCTTGAAAGGATTAAGCACACTAAAAAATCATATGTTTCTGCACAGTGGCCAGCCTCGGCCCCATGCCTGTCCACAGTGTCACAAGAGGTACATGACTAGATGCAAACTTAAAGACCATATGAACAGACATGCCGGTATTAAGAACTTCGTTTGTCCTCATTGTGGGGCTAAAAAATCATCAAGAAGTGAGCTAAAGAATCACATCAACTATCACaccaaagaaaaaacatatcCATGTCAAATCTGTGATATGGTCTTTAATAATATCGTCAATTACAGCCGCCACAGACGAGTCGTTCATGAAGgtatcaaaaactttaaatgttctTATTGTGAAAAATCATTTGGAAAATCTGAGACGAGAAAACATCACGAAATGACTCACACTGGGGAGAGGCCACATGAATGCAAAATATGCCATAAGAAGTTTATACAAATTGTTTCActtaaaaaacatcaaaaagtaCATTTAAACGCTGAAGGAAATAACTTGTGA